The proteins below come from a single Gordonia sp. X0973 genomic window:
- the efeB gene encoding iron uptake transporter deferrochelatase/peroxidase subunit: MDISRRRALGAGAAAAAAIGGVAVAGGAVGRATAPTAADRSGIVGFRGARQAGIVTPAQDRLHFVAFDVVTEDKAKLVDLLKRWTAAAERMTRGEETEHNGAVGGDEYAPPADTGEALGLAPANLTLTIGFGPGLFGPSAAKPDRRDRFGLAARRPAALVDLPAFPKERLDPNRSYGDICIQACADDPQVAVHAVRNLARMGFGIVAVRWSQLGFGRTSATTRAQDTPRNLFGFKDGTANVRAEDEKLLTDWVWTDGKDNPGGADWMTGGTYLVTRRIRMDIEPWDRSSLLEQEQIIGREKGSGAPLGQDVEFDDPDFQITANGSPMIPMDAHVRLAHPDFNNGVRLLRRGYNFTDGSDGFGHLDAGLFFIAFCRDPGKQFVPMQRKLMLDDALTEYLIPNGSAVFACPPGLGDGQWWGQRLFEG, from the coding sequence ATGGATATTTCGCGTCGACGGGCGCTGGGCGCCGGTGCCGCCGCGGCGGCCGCCATCGGCGGGGTCGCGGTGGCCGGCGGGGCGGTCGGACGGGCCACCGCCCCGACTGCCGCGGATCGCTCGGGCATCGTCGGGTTCCGCGGCGCGCGCCAGGCCGGAATCGTCACCCCGGCCCAGGACCGGTTGCATTTCGTCGCCTTCGACGTCGTGACCGAGGACAAGGCCAAGCTCGTCGACCTGCTCAAACGGTGGACCGCCGCGGCCGAGCGGATGACGCGCGGCGAGGAGACCGAGCACAACGGCGCCGTCGGCGGCGACGAGTACGCGCCGCCCGCCGACACCGGCGAGGCCCTCGGATTGGCCCCGGCCAACCTCACCCTGACCATCGGCTTCGGCCCCGGCCTGTTCGGCCCCAGCGCCGCCAAACCCGACCGGCGTGACCGCTTCGGGCTCGCCGCCCGACGACCCGCCGCGTTGGTCGACCTGCCCGCCTTCCCCAAGGAGCGCCTGGACCCGAATCGGTCCTACGGCGACATCTGCATCCAAGCCTGCGCCGACGACCCGCAGGTCGCCGTCCACGCGGTGCGCAACCTGGCCCGGATGGGTTTCGGCATCGTCGCGGTGCGCTGGTCGCAGCTCGGGTTCGGCCGCACCTCGGCGACGACCCGCGCACAGGACACCCCGCGCAACCTCTTCGGGTTCAAGGACGGCACGGCGAACGTGCGCGCCGAGGACGAGAAACTGCTGACCGACTGGGTGTGGACCGACGGCAAGGACAATCCGGGCGGCGCCGACTGGATGACCGGCGGCACCTATCTGGTGACCCGCCGGATCCGGATGGACATCGAGCCGTGGGACCGGTCCAGCCTGCTCGAACAGGAGCAGATCATCGGCCGCGAGAAGGGATCGGGCGCCCCCCTCGGGCAGGATGTCGAGTTCGACGACCCCGATTTCCAGATCACGGCGAACGGTTCGCCGATGATCCCGATGGACGCCCACGTGCGCCTGGCCCACCCCGACTTCAACAACGGGGTGCGGCTGCTGCGCCGCGGCTACAACTTCACCGACGGCTCCGACGGATTCGGACACCTCGACGCGGGGCTGTTCTTCATCGCGTTCTGCCGCGACCCGGGCAAACAGTTCGTGCCGATGCAGCGCAAGCTCATGCTCGACGACGCGCTCACCGAATACCTGATCCCCAACGGTTCGGCGGTATTCGCCTGCCCACCCGGCCTCGGCGACGGCCAGTGGTGGGGCCAACGGCTCTTCGAAGGCTGA
- a CDS encoding DUF501 domain-containing protein: MTVSQADLAAVAEQLGREPRGVLEVSYRTPDGRPAVVKTAPRLPDGTPFPTLYYLTDPRLTSAASRLESSGVMKTMSERLLVDEELAAAYRRAHEDYLAERDAIESLGTDFSGGGMPDRVKCLHVLIAHSLAKGPGLNPLGDEAVALACADGLRGSALPADWPELGDEGDS, from the coding sequence ATGACTGTTTCGCAGGCCGATCTGGCCGCTGTCGCCGAACAACTCGGCCGTGAGCCCCGCGGTGTGCTCGAAGTCAGCTACCGCACCCCGGACGGGCGGCCCGCCGTGGTGAAGACCGCGCCGCGGCTGCCCGACGGCACGCCGTTCCCGACGCTGTACTACCTGACCGATCCGCGGTTGACCTCGGCGGCGAGCCGACTCGAATCGTCGGGGGTGATGAAGACGATGAGCGAACGCCTCCTCGTCGACGAGGAGTTGGCCGCGGCCTATCGTCGGGCCCACGAGGACTACTTGGCCGAGCGCGACGCCATCGAATCCCTCGGCACCGACTTCAGCGGCGGCGGCATGCCCGACCGCGTCAAATGTCTGCACGTGCTGATCGCGCACTCGCTGGCCAAGGGGCCCGGACTCAACCCGCTCGGCGACGAGGCGGTTGCCTTGGCCTGCGCCGACGGTCTGCGCGGTTCGGCGCTGCCCGCCGACTGGCCGGAACTGGGCGACGAGGGGGATTCGTGA
- the efeO gene encoding iron uptake system protein EfeO: MTDRHHRGTTRVLALGAAAAVAPLALGACVAKDSGAATLNVTSSDSACDFDTTTAQTGTVAFKIKNTGSKVTEFYVYDGSRVLGEVENIAPGLSGKLTVDLVKPGTYAVACKPGMVGTGIRKDITVTGEEKKGSEAPADVEQAKKRYLDSVRIEVGNLESATADFVDALKRGDLEAARAKFGPTRSFYERIEPVAESFSDLDPKIDMRWDDTGDGQEDFTGFHRIERFLWKPTPDEIGDAEGKVAPADAEDAKKADTPAAISAIADKLLADVRALKAEVDKPDFKFDTQLFVNGPKALIDEIAKTKVHGEEDRYSHTDLWDFAANVEGSQRLIGELQPIIEKRDANLMKEITAQFDTINAAIDKLRDGSGYLSYDKVDEATRKDLSTKIDALSATLSKVPAVVLGH, encoded by the coding sequence ATGACTGACCGACACCACCGCGGCACCACCCGCGTCCTGGCGCTCGGCGCCGCCGCCGCGGTCGCGCCGCTCGCCCTGGGCGCCTGCGTCGCCAAGGACTCCGGTGCCGCGACGCTGAACGTCACGTCGAGCGACTCGGCATGCGACTTCGACACGACGACGGCGCAGACCGGCACCGTGGCGTTCAAGATCAAGAACACCGGTTCCAAGGTGACCGAGTTCTACGTCTACGACGGTTCGCGCGTGCTCGGCGAGGTCGAGAACATCGCCCCCGGCCTGAGCGGCAAACTGACCGTCGACCTGGTGAAGCCGGGCACCTACGCGGTCGCCTGCAAGCCCGGCATGGTCGGCACCGGTATCCGCAAGGACATCACGGTCACCGGCGAGGAGAAGAAGGGCAGCGAGGCGCCGGCCGACGTCGAGCAGGCCAAGAAGCGCTACCTCGACTCGGTGCGCATCGAGGTCGGCAACCTGGAGAGCGCCACCGCCGACTTCGTCGACGCGCTCAAGCGCGGCGACCTCGAAGCGGCCCGCGCCAAGTTCGGTCCCACCCGCTCCTTCTACGAGCGCATCGAGCCGGTGGCCGAATCCTTCAGCGACCTCGACCCCAAGATCGACATGCGCTGGGACGACACCGGCGACGGCCAGGAGGACTTCACCGGCTTCCACCGCATCGAGCGCTTCCTCTGGAAGCCGACGCCCGACGAGATCGGCGACGCCGAGGGCAAGGTCGCACCGGCCGACGCGGAGGACGCCAAGAAGGCCGACACCCCGGCCGCCATCTCCGCCATCGCCGACAAGCTGCTCGCCGACGTGCGCGCACTGAAGGCCGAGGTCGACAAGCCGGACTTCAAGTTCGACACCCAGCTCTTCGTCAACGGCCCCAAGGCCCTGATCGACGAGATCGCCAAGACGAAGGTCCACGGCGAAGAGGACCGCTACTCCCACACCGACCTCTGGGACTTCGCGGCCAACGTCGAGGGCAGCCAGCGCCTGATCGGCGAACTCCAGCCGATCATCGAGAAGCGCGACGCGAACCTGATGAAGGAGATCACCGCACAGTTCGACACCATCAACGCCGCCATCGACAAGCTGCGCGACGGATCGGGCTACCTCTCCTACGACAAGGTCGACGAGGCCACCCGCAAGGATCTCTCGACGAAGATCGACGCGCTCTCGGCCACCCTCTCCAAGGTGCCGGCCGTCGTCCTGGGGCACTGA
- a CDS encoding DUF4395 domain-containing protein yields MSVREAFAFPNPVNDYAARATAGLVILLAIASIVVNQWWLYAILAIGFALRVAGGPKYSPFGRLAVHVIVPKVWKREKLVPGPPKRFAQTVGLAFGIVATVLSLLGYGLAAQITIGLLIVAAFLEFAFGICLGCITFGYLQRTGIIPETVCEACNNINLDRGAASLKVDA; encoded by the coding sequence ATGTCGGTGCGCGAGGCTTTCGCCTTCCCCAACCCGGTCAACGACTACGCGGCCCGCGCGACCGCGGGACTGGTGATCCTGCTCGCGATCGCGTCGATCGTCGTCAACCAGTGGTGGCTGTACGCGATCCTGGCCATCGGTTTCGCGCTGCGCGTCGCCGGCGGCCCCAAGTATTCGCCGTTCGGCCGCCTCGCCGTCCACGTCATCGTGCCGAAGGTGTGGAAGCGCGAGAAGCTGGTCCCCGGACCGCCCAAGCGCTTCGCGCAGACCGTCGGCCTCGCGTTCGGCATCGTCGCGACCGTGCTCTCGCTGCTCGGCTACGGCCTGGCCGCCCAGATCACCATCGGCCTGCTGATCGTCGCCGCATTCCTCGAATTCGCCTTCGGCATCTGCCTGGGCTGCATCACCTTCGGCTATCTGCAGCGCACCGGGATCATCCCGGAGACCGTCTGCGAGGCCTGCAACAACATCAATCTCGACCGCGGTGCCGCATCGCTGAAGGTCGACGCCTAG
- a CDS encoding acyl-CoA desaturase: MAIQISDYFEAAKSTKTKTEAEPIKTVDLTHEQVEQIGRELEELRARIMADVGDSDREYIYKIIRWQRGLEIGGRALMYAGWFPPAWIAAVGMLGASKILDNMEIGHNVMHGQYDWMREDTYNSREFEWDTVCPADQWKHSHNYMHHTYTNIVGEDRDVGYGILRMARDQKWNPYYLGNLGYAAALMLLFEWGVMLHDLEVERVMSGERKWSDVKGLVKGMWRKASKQVLKDYVIFPALSGPMFVSTLAGNAAANLVRNLWTFSIIFCGHFPTGAQTFTKEETENETRGEWYIRQMLGSANIEGGELFHIMSGNLSHQIEHHLFPDVPANRYPEMAAEVQEICERHGLPYNTGNLRSQLGSTWKKIAKLSLPNSWTRDDDDLVVNIERQAAAKAS; this comes from the coding sequence ATGGCTATTCAGATCAGCGACTACTTCGAGGCCGCGAAGTCCACCAAGACCAAGACCGAGGCCGAGCCCATCAAGACGGTCGACCTGACCCACGAGCAGGTCGAGCAGATCGGCCGTGAGCTCGAGGAGCTGCGCGCCCGCATCATGGCCGACGTCGGCGACTCCGACCGCGAATACATCTACAAGATCATCCGCTGGCAGCGCGGCCTGGAAATCGGCGGCCGCGCCCTGATGTACGCCGGCTGGTTCCCGCCCGCGTGGATCGCCGCCGTCGGCATGCTCGGCGCGTCGAAGATCCTCGACAACATGGAGATCGGCCACAACGTCATGCACGGTCAATACGACTGGATGCGCGAGGACACCTACAACTCCCGCGAATTCGAGTGGGACACCGTGTGCCCGGCCGACCAGTGGAAGCACAGCCACAACTACATGCACCACACCTACACCAACATCGTCGGCGAGGACCGCGACGTGGGCTACGGCATCCTGCGCATGGCCCGCGACCAGAAGTGGAACCCCTACTACCTGGGCAATCTGGGCTACGCGGCCGCACTGATGCTGCTGTTCGAGTGGGGCGTCATGCTGCACGACCTCGAGGTGGAGCGCGTCATGTCCGGCGAGCGCAAGTGGTCCGACGTCAAGGGCCTCGTCAAGGGCATGTGGCGTAAGGCCAGCAAGCAGGTCCTCAAGGACTACGTCATCTTCCCGGCGCTGAGCGGACCGATGTTCGTCTCGACGCTGGCGGGCAACGCCGCGGCCAACCTGGTCCGCAACCTGTGGACCTTCTCGATCATCTTCTGCGGCCACTTCCCCACCGGTGCGCAGACCTTCACCAAGGAGGAGACCGAGAACGAGACGCGCGGCGAGTGGTACATCCGCCAGATGCTCGGGTCGGCCAACATCGAGGGCGGCGAACTCTTCCACATCATGAGTGGCAACCTGTCCCACCAGATCGAGCACCACCTGTTCCCCGACGTCCCGGCCAACCGATACCCGGAGATGGCGGCGGAGGTCCAGGAGATCTGCGAGCGCCACGGCCTGCCGTACAACACCGGCAACCTGCGCTCCCAGCTCGGCTCCACGTGGAAGAAGATCGCCAAGCTGAGCCTGCCGAACTCGTGGACCCGCGACGACGACGACCTCGTCGTCAACATCGAGCGTCAGGCCGCCGCGAAGGCCAGTTGA
- the efeU gene encoding iron uptake transporter permease EfeU, with protein MHSLVLAEPATSVVTQLTGSGVIGLREGLETGIVVMILVAFLVKSDRRDSLKYVWLGVGAALTLLVAVFLGIQFGTSTIDSKYAELVAGIASLFAVVIVTYMLLWMSKASAHLSGDLKAGMADALVAGPLAVFVLAFLAVGREGLETALLMAGYAESVAGGTIPLLGLLLGIAVAVAITVGLYYGAVRINFKVFFTLTGTFLVFVAAGILAYGVGALESYGWLDAIPGHGHFAFQLTGFHKDTWYGSILAGVFNFRPDPTWLQVVAWAAYIAIVLPIFLRRQLRGAKKPAATDHTTASEALTTEGNNND; from the coding sequence ATGCATTCGCTCGTTCTGGCCGAGCCGGCGACGTCGGTCGTCACCCAACTCACCGGCAGTGGGGTGATCGGCCTGCGCGAGGGTCTGGAGACCGGGATCGTCGTCATGATCCTCGTGGCCTTCCTGGTGAAATCGGATCGTCGCGATTCCCTGAAGTACGTATGGCTCGGCGTCGGCGCAGCCCTGACACTGCTGGTCGCGGTCTTCCTCGGCATCCAATTCGGCACGTCGACGATCGACTCGAAGTACGCCGAGCTCGTCGCCGGTATCGCCTCGTTGTTCGCGGTCGTGATCGTCACGTACATGCTGCTGTGGATGAGCAAGGCCTCGGCACACCTATCCGGCGACCTCAAGGCCGGGATGGCCGACGCCCTGGTGGCCGGACCGCTGGCCGTCTTCGTGTTGGCCTTCCTCGCCGTCGGCCGCGAGGGACTCGAAACCGCGCTGCTCATGGCGGGGTATGCCGAGAGCGTGGCCGGCGGCACGATCCCGCTCCTCGGCCTGCTGCTGGGCATCGCCGTGGCCGTCGCCATCACCGTCGGCCTCTACTACGGCGCCGTGCGGATCAACTTCAAGGTGTTCTTCACCCTCACCGGCACCTTCCTGGTCTTCGTCGCGGCGGGCATCCTCGCCTACGGCGTCGGAGCGCTGGAAAGCTACGGCTGGCTCGACGCGATCCCCGGGCACGGCCACTTCGCCTTCCAGCTCACCGGCTTCCACAAGGACACCTGGTACGGATCCATCCTCGCCGGCGTCTTCAACTTCCGCCCCGACCCCACCTGGCTGCAGGTCGTGGCGTGGGCGGCCTACATCGCCATCGTGCTGCCCATCTTCCTGCGCCGCCAGCTGCGCGGCGCCAAGAAGCCGGCAGCGACAGACCACACCACCGCCAGCGAGGCACTCACCACCGAAGGGAACAACAATGACTGA
- a CDS encoding Ppx/GppA phosphatase family protein translates to MTRVAAVDCGTNSIRLLVADPLGVSSGNRTEHQTDSPAKLVDLHREMRVVRLGQGVDATGRFADEAIERTRAALADYASTMRELGVQRVDMVATSATRDAANRDEFFAMTAELLGAVVPGAVARVITGDEEARLSFRGAVGDLDPTQGPFAVTDLGGGSTELVVGDGSGVRAAYSADVGCVRTTERCLRGDPPSEQEIAAAQEFIGERLAPAFAAVDASEVKTWVGVAGTMTTLAAIAAGLEAYDPERIHLSRVSLTQLDRVCWDLVAMPRAQRAEMGVMHPGRVDVIGAGALVTDALAKLMAAKAGVTELVVSEHDILDGIALNLLDQP, encoded by the coding sequence GTGACCCGAGTGGCGGCCGTCGACTGCGGTACCAACTCGATCAGGCTGCTCGTCGCCGATCCCTTAGGTGTTTCGTCCGGAAACCGGACCGAACACCAAACGGATTCACCGGCGAAGCTCGTCGACCTGCACCGCGAGATGCGGGTGGTGCGGCTCGGGCAGGGTGTCGACGCCACCGGGCGTTTCGCCGACGAGGCGATCGAGCGGACCCGCGCCGCCCTGGCCGACTACGCGTCGACGATGCGCGAACTGGGGGTGCAGCGCGTCGACATGGTCGCCACCTCCGCGACCCGCGACGCCGCCAATCGCGACGAGTTCTTCGCCATGACCGCCGAACTGCTCGGCGCGGTGGTCCCGGGTGCCGTCGCTCGGGTGATCACCGGCGACGAGGAGGCGCGGCTGTCGTTCCGCGGGGCGGTCGGCGATCTCGATCCGACTCAGGGGCCGTTCGCGGTCACCGACCTGGGCGGTGGGTCGACCGAACTCGTCGTCGGCGATGGTTCCGGCGTGCGCGCGGCGTATTCGGCCGACGTCGGGTGTGTGCGGACCACCGAGCGCTGCCTGCGCGGCGATCCGCCGTCGGAGCAGGAGATCGCCGCGGCGCAGGAGTTCATCGGCGAGCGCCTGGCGCCGGCGTTCGCCGCGGTGGACGCGTCGGAGGTGAAGACCTGGGTGGGTGTTGCCGGGACGATGACGACGCTGGCCGCGATCGCCGCGGGACTCGAGGCCTATGACCCCGAACGCATCCATCTGTCCCGGGTATCGCTGACCCAGCTGGACCGGGTCTGCTGGGATCTCGTCGCGATGCCGCGGGCGCAGCGCGCGGAAATGGGCGTGATGCATCCGGGACGGGTCGACGTCATCGGTGCCGGAGCACTGGTCACCGATGCGCTGGCGAAGCTCATGGCGGCGAAGGCCGGGGTCACCGAGCTGGTGGTCTCCGAGCACGACATCCTCGACGGGATCGCGCTCAACCTCCTCGACCAGCCCTAG
- the eno gene encoding phosphopyruvate hydratase, whose product MAMIEQVGAREILDSRGNPTVEVEVALEDGTLARAAVPSGASTGEHEAVELRDGGSRYGGKGVEKAVKAVLTDIAEEIIGYEADDQRLVDQALLDLDGTPDKSRLGANALLGVSLAVAKAAAESAGLPLYRYIGGPNAHILPVPMMNIINGGAHADSGVDVQEFMIAPIGAPTFAESLRWGAEVYHSLKSVLKGKGLSTGLGDEGGFAPNVAGTQEALGIIEEAITGAGLKFGSDVVLALDVAATEFYSTGSGYAFEGANRTAEQMAEFYAKLVDEFPLVSIEDPLSEDDWAGWVALTEAIGDKVQLVGDDLFVTNPERLERGIVEGAANALLVKVNQIGTLTETLDAVALAHNNGYKTMMSHRSGETEDTTIADLAVACSCGQIKTGAPARSERVAKYNQLLRIEEGLGDAARYAGDLAFPRFAPPA is encoded by the coding sequence GTGGCAATGATCGAGCAGGTGGGCGCGCGCGAGATTCTCGACTCGCGGGGCAATCCGACCGTCGAGGTGGAAGTGGCCCTGGAGGACGGCACGCTGGCCCGGGCCGCGGTGCCCTCGGGCGCGTCGACCGGCGAGCACGAGGCGGTCGAGCTGCGCGACGGCGGCTCCCGCTACGGCGGCAAGGGTGTCGAGAAGGCGGTCAAGGCCGTGCTCACCGACATCGCCGAGGAGATCATCGGCTACGAGGCCGACGACCAGCGCCTCGTCGACCAGGCCCTGCTCGACCTCGACGGCACCCCGGACAAGTCCCGCCTCGGCGCCAACGCGCTGCTCGGTGTCTCGCTCGCCGTCGCCAAGGCCGCGGCCGAATCGGCCGGCCTCCCGCTCTACCGCTACATCGGCGGCCCCAACGCGCATATCCTGCCGGTGCCGATGATGAACATCATCAACGGCGGCGCGCACGCGGATTCCGGCGTCGACGTGCAGGAATTCATGATCGCGCCGATCGGTGCCCCCACCTTCGCCGAGTCACTGCGCTGGGGTGCCGAGGTGTACCACTCGCTCAAGTCGGTGCTCAAGGGCAAGGGGCTGTCCACCGGTCTCGGGGACGAGGGCGGCTTCGCCCCCAACGTCGCCGGCACGCAGGAAGCCCTGGGCATCATCGAGGAGGCCATCACCGGCGCCGGCCTGAAGTTCGGCTCCGACGTCGTGCTGGCGCTCGACGTCGCCGCGACCGAGTTCTACTCGACCGGCTCGGGCTATGCCTTCGAGGGCGCCAACCGCACCGCCGAGCAGATGGCCGAGTTCTACGCCAAGCTCGTCGACGAGTTCCCGCTGGTGTCCATCGAGGACCCGCTGTCCGAGGACGACTGGGCGGGCTGGGTCGCGCTGACCGAGGCCATCGGAGACAAGGTGCAGCTGGTCGGCGACGACCTGTTCGTCACCAACCCGGAACGCCTCGAGCGCGGCATCGTCGAGGGCGCCGCCAACGCGCTGCTGGTGAAGGTCAACCAGATCGGCACGTTGACCGAGACGCTCGACGCCGTGGCCTTGGCCCACAACAATGGCTACAAGACGATGATGAGCCACCGATCCGGCGAGACCGAGGACACCACCATCGCCGACCTCGCCGTCGCGTGCAGCTGCGGCCAGATCAAGACCGGTGCGCCGGCGCGCAGCGAGCGCGTCGCCAAGTACAACCAGCTGCTGCGCATCGAGGAGGGGCTGGGGGATGCGGCACGGTATGCCGGCGACCTCGCCTTCCCGCGTTTCGCGCCGCCGGCGTGA
- a CDS encoding septum formation initiator family protein: protein MAERRHERAGRARQARSSRDRRPGASRPASRSRGRNPAPQRSTGPITGANSLDIPHDRRGDEDSVLVDPVEFDGESTDVMAALDAPTVQLGIVADDSDRDDADGSDPDVAEDGAVAPGVGARLRRRAAPRRRRVPAARALAARWDKLNPRRAIVLAVVIGFVALTLAMPLRTFFSQRAEAEQMRASNAALEREIAELTRKVNEQGDPAYTEAQARARLQYVRSGETPFVLEIPGREAAAQERKRAAQRAANPWYANLWDSVATPPTK from the coding sequence ATGGCAGAGCGCAGGCACGAGCGTGCGGGGCGAGCGCGGCAGGCGCGGTCGTCGCGCGACCGCCGGCCCGGTGCCTCGCGGCCCGCTTCGCGCAGCCGTGGACGCAATCCGGCGCCGCAGCGCTCGACCGGACCGATCACCGGTGCGAACAGCCTCGACATCCCGCACGATCGCCGGGGGGACGAGGATTCGGTCCTCGTCGATCCGGTCGAGTTCGACGGTGAGTCGACCGATGTGATGGCCGCGCTGGACGCCCCGACGGTCCAGCTGGGCATCGTCGCCGACGATTCCGACCGCGATGATGCCGACGGCAGCGATCCCGACGTCGCGGAAGACGGGGCAGTCGCGCCGGGTGTCGGTGCGCGTCTGCGACGGCGTGCGGCACCCCGTCGTCGACGGGTTCCCGCCGCCCGGGCGCTCGCCGCACGGTGGGACAAGCTCAACCCCCGGCGCGCGATCGTGCTGGCCGTCGTCATCGGCTTCGTGGCGCTGACCCTGGCGATGCCGTTGCGCACGTTCTTCTCGCAGCGGGCGGAGGCGGAACAGATGCGGGCGTCCAATGCCGCGCTCGAACGCGAGATCGCCGAACTCACCCGGAAGGTGAACGAGCAGGGCGATCCGGCCTACACCGAGGCGCAGGCCCGCGCCCGGTTGCAGTACGTGCGCTCGGGGGAGACCCCGTTCGTGTTGGAGATCCCCGGCCGGGAGGCCGCCGCGCAGGAGCGCAAGCGCGCCGCGCAACGAGCGGCCAACCCGTGGTACGCGAATCTGTGGGACTCGGTGGCGACGCCGCCGACGAAGTGA
- a CDS encoding lytic transglycosylase domain-containing protein produces MGRTARAVRLVTLVLALTAIAAMGAGCISLPSSNRAGIPQGVPPGVGAPVPYIDIHAPGRTADTLANWARPISNATGIGVYALEAYGNAAEIQRQQHPECGIGWTTLAGIAGTESKHGRHDGASVAPNGDTSPPIRGPELNGKNGNMRMVDQEHPTRADGSPNYVRAEGPFQFLPETWQRFGVDANGDGRADPDNMDDAALSAARYLCVASGGDMTTAKGWLKALMVYNQSRPYAQRVADRANAYSVNRRY; encoded by the coding sequence ATGGGCAGGACCGCGCGCGCCGTGCGCTTGGTGACGCTCGTGCTCGCATTGACCGCGATCGCGGCGATGGGCGCGGGCTGTATCAGCCTGCCCTCGAGCAATCGGGCGGGGATCCCGCAGGGCGTGCCACCCGGTGTGGGCGCGCCGGTGCCCTACATCGACATCCACGCACCGGGCCGTACCGCGGACACCCTCGCGAACTGGGCCCGACCCATCTCCAACGCGACCGGCATCGGGGTCTACGCCCTCGAGGCCTACGGCAACGCCGCGGAGATCCAGCGCCAGCAGCACCCCGAGTGCGGCATCGGCTGGACCACCTTGGCGGGCATCGCCGGCACGGAGAGCAAGCACGGTCGCCACGACGGTGCGAGCGTGGCACCCAACGGGGACACCAGCCCGCCCATCCGCGGCCCCGAACTCAACGGCAAGAACGGCAACATGCGGATGGTCGATCAGGAGCATCCCACCCGTGCCGACGGCAGCCCGAACTATGTGCGCGCCGAGGGGCCCTTCCAATTCCTGCCGGAGACCTGGCAGCGTTTCGGCGTCGACGCCAACGGTGACGGCCGGGCCGACCCGGACAATATGGACGACGCGGCGCTGTCGGCGGCCCGCTACCTCTGCGTCGCCTCCGGTGGCGACATGACCACGGCCAAGGGGTGGCTGAAGGCGCTCATGGTCTACAACCAGTCGCGGCCATACGCGCAGCGGGTCGCCGACCGGGCCAACGCGTATTCGGTCAACCGCCGCTACTGA